CTTCTTGCCGCATTTCAGCCAGATGGGTCTCAGCATCAGTACGCACAGCTGCCAACTCCTGGACATACTTCTCCCGGGCTTGATCTAGCTCTACTTCCAGAAATTGCCGGCCAAGGTTGGCCCGCTCTCCCAGCCCCCGGTTCTCCTCTGCCAACAGGCCATGAGCCTTCTTCAGCATGCTCAGCTGCTCTGCATAGCTGGCCTTTTCTGCCCGGAGCTGCTGGGCTGCTCGCTCCTGCTCAACCACTTTCTGCCTCAAAGGCCCTAGCTCCCCAAGCTCCCGCTGTGCCCGCATTAGCTCTGCCCGAAGCCCACCAGCGGCCTGCTTGCTCTGCTCTATCTCCTCCCGGTGGCGCTTCTCAGCAGCGGCCTGCTCCGCTTGCAGCTGCTGACAAAGGTGCTTGGCAGGCAGCAGCTCACTCACCAGGGCCTGTGTGCTGGTATGCTCCAGCTGCAGGGCAGAGAGCGCTTGCTCCTTTTGGAAGAACTTCTCCTGCCAGGCCTTCAACTCCTGGCCCAGTTCCTCAGCTCGCTCTGCCTGTGAGGTCAGCTCTTGTCGCAAGTTCTCCGAAATTGTACGCTGTTTCTCTACCTCCTCCCGGAGGCTCTGTACCTCCTCTCGTAGAGCTGAGCTGCGTTCGGCTGCTCTGGCACTACTGCTGGCTGTTTCTACCTGCAGCAGGCGCAGCCtctcttccagcttctggctCTTCTCTGATTCAGCTACAACCAGGCGCTTCAACTCCttgctctccccctccttctctagGACTTGGCGGTTCAGGATGGATACCTCCTCTTCCAAGCTGCTGATAAGACTGCTTTttctctcagcctcctgctggCCACGGGCTACCTGGGCCTTCCACTCTTCCTCAGCTTTGCTATGGTCCTGGGCTTTGGCACGGAGGGCTGTCAGCTCTCTCTGAGCTGAAGCGGAGGCAGCTCGACTCTGCCCTAGCTCCCGAGCCTTCTCCTCTAACTGGCCCTGCAGCGCCTCCAGGGCTTTGTCCTGCTCAGCCCGGGAAGCACGCTCCGACTCCAGGCTGTGTGTCAGGCCTTcgacctgctgctgctgctgctggcaccGCTGCTCTAGCTTGCTGACCTCTGCCCGAAGAGCCTCCAACTCAGGGCCCGGCACCTCTGTCTTTCTAGCTGTCTCCAACTGGGTTCCTGGGCCAGAAGTGCCTTCTCCAGCAGTACCTCCTGCAGGGtgctcttcctctttcttgaCTAACTGTGTTTTCAGTTGCTCCAAAGTCTGCTGGAGCTCCTTCAGCTCTGTTCTTTGAGCTGCCTCTTGCTCACGAAGTTTGGCAAGCTCCTGGTCTTTGCCTTCCTTTTCCGTCAGGGCATGGGCCAGTGCCTCTTGCAGGGCAGCAAACTCCACACGCTGCTCGTTGAGGGTATTCTGCAGCCGCATCTCAAGCTCTGCCTTGGCTGCCTTCTCCTGAGCCAGGTCGGCTTGGGCCTGGCCCCGCTCCTGGGTCAGTCGTGCTACCTCCCTCTCCTGTTGCCCACGTTCTTCTTGCTGCTGGCCCTGGCTCTTCATCAGTGCTGCCCTCAGCCTACCAAGTTCACTGCCCATTTGCTCAGCTTCCCGCTCCATAGCCTTCAGTGCTGCTTGTGTGCTGGAGAACGGCCGTCCCCGCTGCTCTTCTTGTCTGTCGGACTCTCTGTTTCCAGCCCCTGGGGGCTCTTTGAATAACTCAAGTGAGgccatttcctgctgctcacctgCTTTGAGCACCAAGGTCTTCAGGCAGGCCACCTCCTTGTTAGTGGCAGCCATCTTCTCCTGTAGAGTTGAGAGATCGTCTGCCAGCTTCTGGGCCCTGGCTTCTTTCTCCTGAACCTGCTGAAGGGCTCTGGCGAAGTTGGCATGAAGCTGGGCTAGCTGACTCTGCTGCTGGCCTATCTGGCCCTCACTGTGgacctctcctgcctcctcctgagccTCCTGGTCAGCCTTCTCACAGTCCCCCTTCAAAGCCACCAGCTGTTCCTGGAACAGGGCACTGTACCTCGCCTCCTCTTGCTGTTGAGCTTCACACCGCTTCTGCCAGCTCTCAACCTCCCTGACGAGCTGCTCGGTCTcactctgggctctctgctgggAGGCTGTGGCCTCTGCCAGCTCACGGCGCAGGGCTTCGGTCTCAGCCTGATGAGTCTCCTCAAGCTGCTGTAACTGGGCCTCCAGCCCCTTTCTCCCAGCCTTCTCTTGTTCTAACTCCTTCTGTTCCTGCTCACGCTGCTCCATCAGGCTTCGGGACTCAGTCTCCATCTCAGCAACACGGCGCTGCTGCTCCTGCAGGGCATCTGTAGCCCTGCGCTTCTCCTCTTCAAGGCTGCCTTTGGTAATCTTCAAAGTCTCCTCAAGGGCCTGGAGCTGCTCCTGGAGCTGGACCTTCTCCTGGATCACTTTTTCTCTCtcagttgttttttgttgctCGGCCTTCAGCTGGGCCTCTAGCTCTGTCACATGAGCTTGGGCCTGACGCTGTTCCTGGTGGGCAGCTTCAATGCTGGCATGGAGTTCTCCTACCTTTTGGCTCAGCTCTGCCTTTTCCCGCTGGACCTGTGTGACCGAGGTCTGTGCACTATCCCTAGCTTCATTGGCAGCCTGAAGTTGCTGCTGCAGACTCTCTAGCTTGGCAGCCTTCTCCCTCTCCAATGTTTCCAGCTGCTGGCGAGCAGTATCCCGTTCCCTTCGAGAGGCCTCTTGAGCCTCAGCAGCAGTGGCCAGTTGCTGGGCGAGATCCTGCctggctgcctcctgctccttGGCTGCCTCTTCCAATTGCTGTTCCTTCAGCTTCAGGCTGCTGCTCAGCTGCTCCACCTGCTGGCGGAGGCCCTGGGTGGCCTGTTCTTGTTCTTGCAAGGTCTGGACCATCTGAGCCTGTTCCTTTTTGGCCTGTTCTTTCAGGCTGGCCAGTTCTTGATCCTTCTGCTGCTGCAGGGTGGTATTGAGTGCTGTCAGAGAGGCCACCTGGGCAGTCAGCTGAGCCCCCTGaacctgggaggcctgctccagCTCCTCCTTGGCCTGGGTGAGGTTGGAAATGGAGCTCTGCAGGTCAGCAATCAAGGTGGCCAgctgctgcttttcttcttcaaagTGGCCCCGCTCAGCCAGCTGCTGGGCTTCCTGTTGGCCCCGTTCACTCACCAGTGTCTCTACTTGGGCTTGGAGCTGGGTGTTGTCTGCAGCAAGTTTGGCTGCCTCTTGCTTCAGGGTTTCCAGCTGTTGGGATAAAGAGACAAATGGGGATCAATGGAACACCAAGAACCAACTCCATCAAATTGCCTTACTGGCTGCTTCGGTCTATTCCTACCTGCAAGGCATCACCCAGCACCTCACCCTTCTCCttggctgggctctcccacagtTGAGCTGCTCGTTCTTCCAGCTGGGAAAGCTTTCCCTGAAGGATTTCATTCTTCTCTTCAAGACATTTCTTGGAATAAACAAGAGACTCATGTAAACAGAGAAGCGGAACAGTCACCTGACTGATTACCACACAGGCCCTCACCTCACACTCATCAAGAAAGTGTGAGACTTGATCATCTTGTTACCTAGATCTCTCTTTGCCCTGACTCAGAAGAAAACCTCTCAGAAAACCATAGGTCTGAGGTGGAAATGATGGCTCCCCAAAACTCAAGAGACTGAGACATGAGGATCAAGAGTTGAaagaccaacctgggctccaagaccctgtctcaaaacatcaccaataaaaaaagaaaccttggGTCTGGACTTCCTGAGAACCTGACTTTCTGCTCTCAATTCCATGGATGAATTAAGTCAAAATGTGCAAAGCTTACTTTCAATCTCCTTGCCACGTAGCCTTCCTCAGACAAACCTTGACTCGCATACTACCCAAACGCTTAAAAATGGCCCAGGCATCTACACCAGCTGAGCCTCATCTGACCCAGCCACACATCTACTTCCCCTCAATTGTGGGTACAAAGCAACATGATGGATATATCCCTGAACTGCTAATCCACCCACAAGTCTGGGAGGGAGCTATTACTGTTTCTTTCACAAAGGAAACTCCTGCTTCACAGATTCTAAGAGCTATGCCCAAGAGCTACATAGTTAGCTGGTGGCAGAGTTGGGCTCTTAATGACATCAACCGTATCGCAGATTGAGCATCCCTAATCTGAAATCTGGAATGCAAAATGACCCCAAATTCAAAACTTTCTGAGCTCCAAcaagatgctaaaaaaaaaaaaaaaaaaaaaaaaaaaaaaaaaaaaaaaaaagagccaggaactagtggcgcacacctttaatcctagtacttggggtgggggtggggggagggtagaggcaggcagatctctgtgagttcgaggccagcctggtctaaagagcaagttccaggataggctccaaaagctacacagagaaaccttgtctcaaaaaataaattaataataataataaaagatgctattaaaaaaaaaaaagtcagcctgggctacagagctagtctgcttttaaaaaaaaatcctattttagAGTGATTTAGATTTTGGATTAAGGGATGAGCAACTTAGAAAGtctatgcaaatattccaaaacgAGAAGATCTACCTCTGAAACACTTATGGTATCAAGCATTTCAGCAAAGAATACCCAACATGAATTTACAACTAATTCACTAAGAGCTTATGAGTCACCCTTTAATCTCACAATAGTTAGCAGGGCATCATTCCCCTTAGAGACTGATTAATTTTTTCCAGGCCCCACACTTGGCACATCACAGAGTTCACAGGTATACTGCACTCAGCCTATTACAACAAATTACAAAACCCTGACAAGGCAACTCACCACTCTAGGACCATGCAAAGTGATGGACTATATGTATAAAGTTGTGACCAGCTCCCCAGCCAAAGGTTACCTTATCCTGGAGGACTGTGCTGAGCTCCTTTTCCAGATGAGCCTGCTTCTCTGCCCACTCCTGAGAAGCCTTGTTGTGCTCCTCTATCAGGTCGTTGAATGCACCCTGCAGTTGTTGCAAGTGGCTCGAAAACTCTCGCACCTGAGACATGAGCAGGATGAAAGCTCTGGCTTTCATGGCACCCCTCTCCAACTACTGCTTCAAGCCCAGGCCCTGGGGCCTCCAAAGATCCTTCCCCACCTTCAATCCAATCACAGCCAATTAGATCTCCCATTCAGGACCATACATCAACATTTAGGGCTGTTTGAGCACCCTTGCAGAAGCCAATAACAAGGAAAGAAACTAAGCATGCAGGTAGGTCTAGGGAAGGACTAAAGCCTAAGCCAGGTTCTAGGCAGTCTTCTCAACATTCTTGGGGAAACTTCTGACCACctcagtgttgtagaatattattttaaggtgtgttacatttgtttatgttgtggaatatttgtttaatgatgcagagatatgttgcatttgtttaactctgtgaagctgttactttgcctgtctaagacacctgatggtctaataaagagctgaatggctaataatgaggcagaagaaaggataggcaggctggcagtcagagaggataaaaaggagaaatctgggagaaaaggaagaaagatcaaggaatgagagaggaaggaggacttcagggaccagcccacccaactacacagtcagacacagagaaagaaggaaagaaaaggaaaaagctcagaggcaaaaggtagacgggataatttaaagttaagaaaagctggtaagaaacaagcgAACTTCAGgctgggtatttataattaagaataagcctctatgtgtgatttatttgggacctgggtggcgggcccctcagagagtaaagagtaaaaaacaactaACACCACCTTAGCCCTACTCACCTTAAAGGAAAGATCCCCATTCTCCTCAGAAAGTTGGCTAATCTTTCGATCCATCTGgttcttctctgtcttcaggtTCTGACACCGCTTCAGAGTCTCATGCAGCCGCACGGTAAGGCTGCCAGAAGACGGGCAGTCAGAACGCTGGGCACGACTGGGCAGCAGGGACTAGATGTCGGGAAGAGGGCAGAAGAATCATACCTCTCATTCTTGCCACGGAGCTCCTCGACCTCTCCGGATTCTTGAGAGCTGGCTGCCTGCTTCTCATTCAGCAAAGCCAGGTGGTCAATGCGCTGCTGCATCATGGCTATCTGTGCATCTgcccagggcaggagaggagacGAGAGTCAGCAAAGATCCAGGGACAGGAAAGAGCAAAGGAGGCACACAGTGTCCATTCCACAGAAAAGGGACATGGTACAGGAACAGAATCCAGTGTCCAGAAGGCCAGCCTGACACCTGACACCTGCCAGGGCTGAGCCTGAAGCCCCAGTCAGCAGAAGGGACAAGATGGTGGCAAAGCTGTCACCAAGGCTTCCCTGGATGCAAATCCCAATGCCCCCCATTACCAGTCCCCACATATTCTGTCAGGCACCTACCCTTCTCAGTGAGGAGCTTGAGGCTCTCAgagagctccagctccagctcgtCCCTGTTGTTCCTCTCATCTGCCAGCTGTTTCTTCAACCGTCTTATCTGGAACTGTGGGGTCTGCAGGATGTCACCCATAGGGGAGGATGGAGAACCTGCGAGGAAGCTAAGGAAAGAGGTGGCAAAGATACCAGGCTAAGAGCCTAAGGTCTGAAGTTACCAGCAGCAACCAGGGATGGGACAGCACCAGTGACCATAGTCAACACTAGTTTGGGAGCCCAATGTGCCTGGGTTCTATCTGCCAGGCTACCTCATGTCTCAGGTCATGACCCGGAGaaacttttcttctccctcctccatgtCTTAATTTCTTGGCTGAAGAATTGGAAACATGTATTTTTGAAGGAAGAAGGGATTTCCATAAACAGGaaactgctttttattttatttattaatttgttttgttttttcaagacagggtttctccgtgttaacagccatggctgtcttggaacttgatttgtaaaccaagctggcctcgaactcacagagatccacctgcctctgcctcccgagtgctgggattaaaggcgtgcaccgctaCCACCACCCGTCAGGAAACTGCTTTTGAGGGAGAACAAACTCCTGACAGAACCCAAATAAACAGCACCCTCAAAGTACTTCCTAATGGTATAAAGGGATGGCAAACAGCTTAGCCTCCAAGTATCCAAGGACTGACTAAATGGGCGTGGAGACACCATGCCAGGGAGAGGCCCAGGACATACTTGTTCTCACTAGAAGATGAAGCAATCCTCTGTATTTCTAAGAAGCGAATCTTCCTCTTGGCCtggtggctgggtggagaaagctCTTCAGAGACAGTACTGGAATAGGTGTACGGAACTAGGGATAAGaagcagacaaacaaaccaagaacaGTTAGTAGGGGGTGAACAGATTTTCACTTTCATGTAACAGGTGTGCATCTGTAGACACATATAAACCAAAGAGGGAATTACTAGAAAGAACCTGACCAGCAAGGTCAAGGACTTTAAAACCAAGTGCCTGGCTTCCGCTTTCTCAGAACAAAGTACTCAAAAGAGCATGATGGAGTGAGGAAATTCCTCTCATCCTCAGTGTCAGGACTGCAGAGGCATCCTGAGAGCTCAGCACCGAATCTCCCACAGGCCTCTACAGCTTGGACTGATGTCACCAGCTCTGGGAACACCTCCACACTAGCTTTTACATCACCAAAGTGTAGGACACTCTCCTCCCTTGGTTCCCATGAGCACTTTTTCAGGACTTCACTACCTCTAATCACCCTACTTCTCCCTCTTCACAGAGATGTGATGGAGCCTCCTATTTGCTCTGTCCACCTGCAGCTTCAATGGCCCACAAGCTGAACCTGCAAACCTgcatctggcccagagagcttTCTTAACATTTCTAGACTCCCATTCTCAACATCTCGCCCTCAAGAATCTGAACATGAAGAATCCCACCCAAGTTTTACAGCCAGAAAAGGACTTGCCTAGAACTATGTATGGCACAGAGTCCTAATAGCAGGAGCTGACTTCTTCATGAGACATGAGGAACTCTCATTTTGTGAGATACTTGGCATATTGTCACTTGGTCCCCTTACCAGGCTTACTAGTTTTTATGTTCCTGCCTCCCACCTGGAGCATGAAGGGAAATGTTTTACAAGGTTTCCAAAAGATGTTTATCTCTAACTTCTAAGCCTAgcacttaaaagacaaaaaccacggAGATGGAGATCTGGCTTAGcagttccagaggactcaagttcaattcccatcatccacatgacagcttaaAACTCTTAAGATGTTAgctcagctccagaggatccaataccctcttctggcctatctgagcaccaggcacacacagacatacatgcaggcaaaacacccatatatataaaagataaaaataaagtaaaataaaaataaaacaaataaaaagccaaacaaaataatGTGAGAAGTAGGAGTCCAAATCACCCTAATGCAGATGAGATCACTTCCAAGAATCCTGCTCAACTGTCAGGCAGCAGGGAGCCATTCCAGATGATCTGAGGTGTTAGCAACATGGCTCAGAAATCACCTTCCATCACACATGACTCCTGAATACCAACTCTGTGCCATGTGTTGGGTCAGAGGACCCCAGCAGTCCTCTGCTCAGAGAGAGAGTGGATCCTCACAAGTGGTCCTACTCACCTTTCTCCAAGAAATTCTCTAGGTCCTCAGTAAGGTTTAATGAATCCTCATGATCCAGCATAAACTTCAGGATGACAGCTAactcagcctgggccacaggaagagaaaatgaacatcATTGTGGTGTTGTGGACACCAAAGAAAGGAGGACTCAGGACTTACTCCAGCAGTGCTAATCCCCCGGGGCTTGGTGGGTCTCTTTTCCCCGTAAAGCTGAAACTCCATCGCCTGCCCCACAACACAGTGGCTCTACTTCTTCTCTCCCTACCAGGGAGCGTTTATGTAACTTTATTGACTTCTTGCAAATAACCTTACCAGAGTGGGATGGCAAGTACAGCCATGaggacacacacaggaaaaggaaataacTTCTACATATTCTCCAAATACACAGGACAATTaaaaacatgcacataaaaaaggCCTCAAAAATTAATCCCTTAAGAAGTTTACGGTTGTGTCTAGGGATGAGCTTACTGACAATATAATTTCCTTCTTTGGACTTCAACATTTTCTGCTTCTTGTTTTTTACAATGAATGGCTATTATCACGACACACATTAACTTTTTAGAGAATAGTAActtttatttaaagagaaatgattGGGCAAgggaagcccaggctgggctggcaAGTGGGATGAAGGCACAAGAGCCTACCTGAATCATATATTCAAACTGTTCCCAGTCCCGGGGATTTCTGGAGCTCATGGTGGAGTGATATAAAAACAGCATTACCATCTAGAAGCCGAACAAAGAAGTGGCAGTCACTGAGTGAGATACATCTCTTCCTGGTGCTCCCACTCAAGAGCTATTTTGAAGATTCTGAGCTATTCTCTTTCAGAATTTCTATAATTAGCAGTCCCAAACCACCATCCTCAATAGTCCCAggaggaaagatggctcagtggttaagaccaaggttcaattcccaacaaccacatggcagcttaaaaCTGGAACTCGAGTTCCAGGTGAtatgataccctcacacagacatacatgcaggcaaaacacaaatgagcataaaaataaatcttaaaaaaaaaaaaaagtcccaggaGACATCTTTTTCATAAATAAATCCGAGGgcttgccaggaggtggtggtggtggtggtggtggtggtagtggtggtggtgttgttggtgcacacctttaatcccagtactcgggaagcagaggcaggcggatctcgagtttgaggccagcctgggctacagagtgagttctaggacagccagggctacacagagaaactctgtctcaaaaaactaaaaatactactactactaataataataataaaataaataaatccaaggGCTTGATGCTCAGGGTGCAAAAAGACAGGTGTCAGGACTTCTACACAGCTGGATTCCTGGACTTGTGGAATCAGGAGCATAAAACTTAAGACACTACCCTCTATAGACCAACACCCAGCAGAGGAAATGAAGTCACCTgagcttgaaagaaaaatacGATGATCACTGAGTGAGAACTGGTTCCTGCAAATCTCCATCACAGGCCTCAGTGTTGGTCAAGTAAACTTCTTTGTCAAAAGATCATGGGCTCCCAGAATCCTTGGACAAAAATGGCCTCTGACTTAGCCAACTGGCTGGGCTAACTGGCTGGCCTTGCCTGCAGGTCTGAtgagttccaaaacagcaccCTTCATTCAGGTTCAGAAAAAGCCTTGCAGATTTCTCAGGCCCCTGCCACCCAAGTCTGATATCCCACAGGTACCTTGGCCAATTCCATCTCAGACCCCTCCATCACTTTCTGCACAGACACCAGGCATTGTGTAGACAAGGGATGTTTCCAATTTTCTGCAATGACAAATATGTAGCAAACACTGAACTCTCAAAATTCAACTTCAGAAGCAGAATTACAGTCTCCGAGGAGACTCCAAGACAAAGGGCCCTCATTCCTGATGTTCTTTCTCACCTACCTTGTATTTCCACCTGAAGTCAGTTCTACCGAGGGGCAGCCCAAGGGCTCTATGGATAGTATTAGAAGAAAGTGCCAGGACATTAGCAATAACTCTGGGTCAAGACCCTACACTCACCTGCCAGCTCATCATCTCCCCTACTTAGCACCACAGAAGGAGCCAGAGATATGAGATCATCCTAGAGTCCTTTCCAGCTAAGGCTGAATCCAATTAGAGCAACAGAAGACACCAGACCCTTATTCTGCCAGAGCATTTCATAGTAACAGCCTGTAGGGACAAAATTTCACCTGCCCTATAATTCTCTTGAGGTAGAAATGGCAGGCAGCTCCCAATGTTAAATGTCAGACTCTGTGGTACAAGGATAACCAGGGAGGGGAGCCGACACGCTTTATGCTCCAAGTTTCACAaacattctttcttttccccctagctctgtagacctcaaactcagagatccgtttgcctctgccttccaaatgctgggattaaaggtgtgtgctaccaccacacaGCTTCACAAACATTCTTATTTAATCTTCCCCCAACCTGATGAGCAATAATTATCTCCATACCACATACTGAGAACCTATGTCTAAAAA
The sequence above is drawn from the Peromyscus leucopus breed LL Stock chromosome 1, UCI_PerLeu_2.1, whole genome shotgun sequence genome and encodes:
- the Numa1 gene encoding nuclear mitotic apparatus protein 1 isoform X1 is translated as MTLHATRAATLLAWVNSLHVADPVETVLQLQDCSIFVKIINTIHNTEEGQQILQQPVPERLDFVCSFLQKNWKHPLSTQCLVSVQKVMEGSEMELAKMVMLFLYHSTMSSRNPRDWEQFEYMIQAELAVILKFMLDHEDSLNLTEDLENFLEKVPYTYSSTVSEELSPPSHQAKRKIRFLEIQRIASSSSENNFLAGSPSSPMGDILQTPQFQIRRLKKQLADERNNRDELELELSESLKLLTEKDAQIAMMQQRIDHLALLNEKQAASSQESGEVEELRGKNESLTVRLHETLKRCQNLKTEKNQMDRKISQLSEENGDLSFKVREFSSHLQQLQGAFNDLIEEHNKASQEWAEKQAHLEKELSTVLQDKKCLEEKNEILQGKLSQLEERAAQLWESPAKEKGEVLGDALQLETLKQEAAKLAADNTQLQAQVETLVSERGQQEAQQLAERGHFEEEKQQLATLIADLQSSISNLTQAKEELEQASQVQGAQLTAQVASLTALNTTLQQQKDQELASLKEQAKKEQAQMVQTLQEQEQATQGLRQQVEQLSSSLKLKEQQLEEAAKEQEAARQDLAQQLATAAEAQEASRRERDTARQQLETLEREKAAKLESLQQQLQAANEARDSAQTSVTQVQREKAELSQKVGELHASIEAAHQEQRQAQAHVTELEAQLKAEQQKTTEREKVIQEKVQLQEQLQALEETLKITKGSLEEEKRRATDALQEQQRRVAEMETESRSLMEQREQEQKELEQEKAGRKGLEAQLQQLEETHQAETEALRRELAEATASQQRAQSETEQLVREVESWQKRCEAQQQEEARYSALFQEQLVALKGDCEKADQEAQEEAGEVHSEGQIGQQQSQLAQLHANFARALQQVQEKEARAQKLADDLSTLQEKMAATNKEVACLKTLVLKAGEQQEMASLELFKEPPGAGNRESDRQEEQRGRPFSSTQAALKAMEREAEQMGSELGRLRAALMKSQGQQQEERGQQEREVARLTQERGQAQADLAQEKAAKAELEMRLQNTLNEQRVEFAALQEALAHALTEKEGKDQELAKLREQEAAQRTELKELQQTLEQLKTQLVKKEEEHPAGGTAGEGTSGPGTQLETARKTEVPGPELEALRAEVSKLEQRCQQQQQQVEGLTHSLESERASRAEQDKALEALQGQLEEKARELGQSRAASASAQRELTALRAKAQDHSKAEEEWKAQVARGQQEAERKSSLISSLEEEVSILNRQVLEKEGESKELKRLVVAESEKSQKLEERLRLLQVETASSSARAAERSSALREEVQSLREEVEKQRTISENLRQELTSQAERAEELGQELKAWQEKFFQKEQALSALQLEHTSTQALVSELLPAKHLCQQLQAEQAAAEKRHREEIEQSKQAAGGLRAELMRAQRELGELGPLRQKVVEQERAAQQLRAEKASYAEQLSMLKKAHGLLAEENRGLGERANLGRQFLEVELDQAREKYVQELAAVRTDAETHLAEMRQEAQSTTRELEVMTAKYEGAKVKVLEERQRFQEERQKLTAQVEQLEVFQREQTKQVEELSKKLTEYDQASKVQQQKLKAFQAQGGESQQEVQRLQAQLSELQTQLSQKEQAAEHYKLQMEKAKTHYDAKKQQNQELQEQLRDLEQLQKENKELRAEGERLGRELQQAGLKTKEAEQACRHLSAQVRSLEAQVAHADQQLRDLGKSQVATDALKSREPQKPQLDLSIDSLDLSLEEGTPCSVASKLPRTQPDGTSVPGEPASPISQRLPPKVESLESLYFTPIPARGQAPLESSLDSLGDAFPDSGRKTRSARRRTTQIINITMTKKLDVEEPDSANSSFYSTQSAPASRASLRATSSTQSLARLGSPDDGNSALLSLPGYRPTTRSSARRSQARMSSGAPQGRNSFYMGTCQDEPEQLDDWNRIAELQQRNRVCPPHLKTCYPLESRPSLNLATITDEEMKTGDPQETLRRASMQPAQIAEGVGITTRQQRKRVSTETHQGPGTPESKKATSCFPRPMTPRDRHEGRKQSGTAEAQKKAAPVLKQVDRRQSMAFSILNTPKKLGNSLLRRGGSKKTPAKVSPNTRSGTRRSPRIATTTAGAATATPRAKGKAKH
- the Numa1 gene encoding nuclear mitotic apparatus protein 1 isoform X3 is translated as MTLHATRAATLLAWVNSLHVADPVETVLQLQDCSIFVKIINTIHNTEEGQQILQQPVPERLDFVCSFLQKNWKHPLSTQCLVSVQKVMEGSEMELAKMVMLFLYHSTMSSRNPRDWEQFEYMIQAELAVILKFMLDHEDSLNLTEDLENFLEKVPYTYSSTVSEELSPPSHQAKRKIRFLEIQRIASSSSENNFLAGSPSSPMGDILQTPQFQIRRLKKQLADERNNRDELELELSESLKLLTEKDAQIAMMQQRIDHLALLNEKQAASSQESGEVEELRGKNESLTVRLHETLKRCQNLKTEKNQMDRKISQLSEENGDLSFKVREFSSHLQQLQGAFNDLIEEHNKASQEWAEKQAHLEKELSTVLQDKKCLEEKNEILQGKLSQLEERAAQLWESPAKEKGEVLGDALQLETLKQEAAKLAADNTQLQAQVETLVSERGQQEAQQLAERGHFEEEKQQLATLIADLQSSISNLTQAKEELEQASQVQGAQLTAQVASLTALNTTLQQQKDQELASLKEQAKKEQAQMVQTLQEQEQATQGLRQQVEQLSSSLKLKEQQLEEAAKEQEAARQDLAQQLATAAEAQEASRRERDTARQQLETLEREKAAKLESLQQQLQAANEARDSAQTSVTQVQREKAELSQKVGELHASIEAAHQEQRQAQAHVTELEAQLKAEQQKTTEREKVIQEKVQLQEQLQALEETLKITKGSLEEEKRRATDALQEQQRRVAEMETESRSLMEQREQEQKELEQEKAGRKGLEAQLQQLEETHQAETEALRRELAEATASQQRAQSETEQLVREVESWQKRCEAQQQEEARYSALFQEQLVALKGDCEKADQEAQEEAGEVHSEGQIGQQQSQLAQLHANFARALQQVQEKEARAQKLADDLSTLQEKMAATNKEVACLKTLVLKAGEQQEMASLELFKEPPGAGNRESDRQEEQRGRPFSSTQAALKAMEREAEQMGSELGRLRAALMKSQGQQQEERGQQEREVARLTQERGQAQADLAQEKAAKAELEMRLQNTLNEQRVEFAALQEALAHALTEKEGKDQELAKLREQEAAQRTELKELQQTLEQLKTQLVKKEEEHPAGGTAGEGTSGPGTQLETARKTEVPGPELEALRAEVSKLEQRCQQQQQQVEGLTHSLESERASRAEQDKALEALQGQLEEKARELGQSRAASASAQRELTALRAKAQDHSKAEEEWKAQVARGQQEAERKSSLISSLEEEVSILNRQVLEKEGESKELKRLVVAESEKSQKLEERLRLLQVETASSSARAAERSSALREEVQSLREEVEKQRTISENLRQELTSQAERAEELGQELKAWQEKFFQKEQALSALQLEHTSTQALVSELLPAKHLCQQLQAEQAAAEKRHREEIEQSKQAAGGLRAELMRAQRELGELGPLRQKVVEQERAAQQLRAEKASYAEQLSMLKKAHGLLAEENRGLGERANLGRQFLEVELDQAREKYVQELAAVRTDAETHLAEMRQEAQSTTRELEVMTAKYEGAKVKVLEERQRFQEERQKLTAQVEELSKKLTEYDQASKVQQQKLKAFQAQGGESQQEVQRLQAQLSELQTQLSQKEQAAEHYKLQMEKAKTHYDAKKQQNQELQEQLRDLEQLQKENKELRAEGERLGRELQQAGLKTKEAEQACRHLSAQVRSLEAQVAHADQQLRDLGKSQVATDALKSREPQKPQLDLSIDSLDLSLEEGTPCSVASKLPRTQPDGTSVPGEPASPISQRLPPKVESLESLYFTPIPARGQAPLESSLDSLGDAFPDSGRKTRSARRRTTQIINITMTKKLDVEEPDSANSSFYSTQSAPASRASLRATSSTQSLARLGSPDDGNSALLSLPGYRPTTRSSARRSQARMSSGAPQGRNSFYMGTCQDEPEQLDDWNRIAELQQRNRVCPPHLKTCYPLESRPSLNLATITDEEMKTGDPQETLRRASMQPAQIAEGVGITTRQQRKRVSTETHQGPGTPESKKATSCFPRPMTPRDRHEGRKQSGTAEAQKKAAPVLKQVDRRQSMAFSILNTPKKLGNSLLRRGGSKKTPAKVSPNTRSGTRRSPRIATTTAGAATATPRAKGKAKH